One Ostrea edulis chromosome 2, xbOstEdul1.1, whole genome shotgun sequence genomic region harbors:
- the LOC125679393 gene encoding uncharacterized protein LOC125679393, which yields MNKTSTPLNKPMRYCKRCSVCECAKSRSRRPEILKDSVDLPNTVRAHLSGKAGNVVKCPVCFTNIIVETRGPAIHYKRANPDMDEYVFPRLSFTSDNGYVSICHSCDTGEAEVKCIECNQKLCFDCVRSHFRAKATKRHHITGIVDPDSTPTRSRSPSPVRLNSRTRTPSPTRNGRVRSKSPIRNGRTMSPSPIRNGRSRTPSPTRNVNLNARRSLSPKRHDSTRSASPKRSTNSDVPFGTYFTDSGVEDSLSPISPFESYSFTPNHQVTFNTRLSQLSMEDAYQRGNSPRPNERKQFDYKPVTSSFSTWKNDFNQITMFELPSYVLAMCAGSRDQCWIAEAKSSAIHLYNVDGKHVKSVEIYNEVRDMVVNKATDELFVSCFPSKHIKVVNSVGEVEVFATSSLHTAGTSVNSHGDIIVCAVEDMRRRYKPEHKNCLQVYSKEGRLKREIERDVNGDKIFAYPEYIDVNINGDMIVSDIEREHVVILNSEGKVKLVYKGPPKGTLDKPFDPRDVKCDKDGNIVVCDINNNSLHLLDINGVFIRLLLSEENGLYWPDVVSIDNRGHIWVRELWQHTVKIFQNV from the coding sequence ATGAATAAGACTTCTACACCGCTCAATAAACCAATGCGATACTGTAAGCGTTGCAGTGTGTGTGAATGCGCCAAGTCCCGTTCTCGAAGACCCGAGATCTTAAAAGATTCAGTCGATTTGCCGAACACAGTGAGAGCGCACTTATCGGGAAAAGCTGGGAATGTAGTTAAATGCCCCGTGTGCTTTACAAATATAATTGTAGAAACCAGAGGTCCAGCAATACACTACAAGAGAGCGAATCCTGATATGGATGAATATGTTTTTCCTCGGCTGAGTTTCACATCGGATAATGGTTACGTCAGTATCTGCCACTCCTGTGATACGGGTGAAGCTGAGGTGAAATGCATCGAGTGTAACCAAAAACTTTGTTTTGACTGTGTACGCTCGCATTTTCGCGCCAAAGCAACCAAACGTCATCACATTACAGGTATCGTAGACCCAGACTCAACACCAACGCGATCGAGATCTCCCTCACCGGTACGATTAAACTCAAGGACTCGCACCCCGTCCCCAACCAGGAATGGACGTGTTAGATCGAAATCGCCCATCCGAAATGGCAGAACGATGTCGCCCTCTCCTATTAGAAACGGACGCAGCAGAACACCTTCGCCGACGcgaaatgtaaatttgaatgcCAGAAGAAGCTTATCGCCTAAAAGGCACGATAGCACAAGAAGTGCCTCTCCCAAAAGGAGTACAAACAGCGATGTGCCTTTTGGGACTTACTTCACGGATTCTGGAGTGGAGGATTCGCTTTCCCCAATATCGCCCTTTGAAAGTTATTCGTTCACGCCGAACCATCAAGTTACTTTCAACACCAGATTATCCCAACTGTCAATGGAAGATGCTTACCAAAGAGGGAATTCTCCCCGCCCGAATGAAAGAAAACAGTTCGATTACAAACCGGTGACGAGTTCCTTCAGCACATGGAAAAACGACTTCAACCAGATAACTATGTTTGAGCTGCCAAGCTACGTACTGGCGATGTGCGCCGGCTCCCGAGATCAGTGCTGGATAGCGGAGGCTAAGTCGTCTGCTATTCATTTATACAACGTCGACGGCAAGCACGTGAAAAGCGTAGAAATTTATAACGAAGTTCGGGATATGGTCGTGAACAAGGCAACCGATGAGCTGTTTGTATCCTGTTTCCCCAGCAAGCACATTAAAGTAGTAAACTCCGTTGGAGAAGTTGAAGTGTTCGCTACGTCTTCTCTTCATACCGCCGGAACTAGCGTCAACAGCCATGGTGACATCATTGTGTGCGCAGTTGAGGATATGCGTCGCCGCTACAAACCAGAGCACAAAAACTGCCTGCAAGTGTACAGCAAAGAGGGCCGTCTGAAGCGCGAAATAGAACGCGATGTCAACGGAGATAAAATCTTTGCATATCCCGAGTACATCGATGTCAACATAAATGGAGACATGATCGTCTCCGACATTGAAAGAGAACACGTTGTCATTCTCAACAGCGAAGGAAAGGTCAAATTGGTCTACAAAGGTCCTCCAAAAGGCACCCTGGACAAACCATTTGACCCGCGTGACGTCAAATGTGACAAGGATGGAAACATTGTCGTTTGCGACATCAACAACAACTCGCTTCATCTTCTGGACATTAATGGTGTCTTTATTCGTCTCCTACTCTCAGAGGAAAATGGCCTCTACTGGCCCGATGTCGTTTCAATTGACAACCGGGGGCATATCTGGGTGCGGGAACTATGGCAACACACCGTGAAGATCTTTCAGAATGTGTGA
- the LOC125679405 gene encoding V-type proton ATPase catalytic subunit A-like isoform X1, whose protein sequence is MAGGLERTRRLPKIQDADKESMFGYVHAVSGPLVTAQQMAGAAMYELVRVGHSELVGEIIRVEGDIATIQVYEDTSGVTVGDPVLRTGKPLSVELGPGIMGSIFDGIQRPLEEINKLTQSIYIPKGINTPALDRQKKWEFEPYGSIRVGSHVTGGDMYGMVYENILVKHKIMLPPKARGTVTWVADPGEYDVNDIVLETEFDGEKSKYTMLQVWPVRQLRPVTEKLAGNHPLLTGQRVLDALFPCVQGGTTAIPGAFGCGKTVILQSLCKYSNSDVIVGVSRERENEISSVLRAFQELTMEVDGKPESFMKRTALVADTSNMPVAAKEVAIYTGITLSEYFRDMGYNVSMMADFSSRWAKDLEEISGRLVKKPSKAGYPVYLSSRMASFYERAGRVKCIGNPQREGSVSIVGALSPPGGDFSDPITSVILGIVQVFWGLEKKLSQRKHFPAINWLISYSKYTRALEEFYDKSFPEFTPLRTKCKEILQEEEDLSEIVQQVGKESLAETDKITLEVAKVIKDDFLQQNGYTPYDRFCPFYKTVGMLKNIIAFYGMAKHAVESTAQSENKITWAIIRDQMNDIIYRLSSMKFKDPVKDGEKKIKQDYDDLHEEMQTAFRNLEN, encoded by the exons TGGTCACTGCACAGCAGATGGCTGGGGCTGCTATGTACGAGTTAGTGCGTGTAGGTCACTCAGAATTGGTGGGCGAAATTATCCGAGTGGAGGGTGACATTGCTACCATCCAAGTATACGaggatacat CTGGTGTGACTGTTGGTGACCCAGTATTGAGGACGGGTAAACCTTTATCTGTAGAACTGGGGCCTGGTATAATGGGCTCCATCTTTGATG GTATTCAGCGTCCTCTAGAAGAAATTAACAAACTGACACAGAGTATCTACATTCCAAAAGGTATCAACACACCAGCTCTGGACAGGCAGAAGAAATGGGAGTTTGAACCATATGGAAGCATCAGA GTTGGCAGTCACGTGACAGGAGGTGATATGTATGGTATGGTGTATGAGAACATTCTGGTCAAACACAAAATCATGCTTCCCCCTAAAGCTAGAGGCACAGTGACCTGGGTTGCTGACCCTGGCGAGTACGATGTCAAT GACATTGTGTTGGAGACTGAGTTTGATGGGGAGAAGTCCAAGTACACTATGTTACAAGTCTGGCCAGTCAGACAGCTGAGACCAGTGACTGAGAAACTCGCCGGAAACCACCCACTGCTCACCGGACAGAGAGTGCTCGATGCACTGTTCCC CTGTGTACAGGGTGGAACCACTGCGATCCCTGGGGCTTTCGGCTGTGGTAAGACTGTGATATTACAGTCCTTGTGCAAGTACTCCAACAGTGACGTCATTGTCGGCGTTAGTCGTGAACgtgaaaatgaaatatcttcAGTATTGAGAGCTTTCCAAGAG TTGACGATGGAAGTTGATGGTAAACCCGAGAGTTTCATGAAGAGAACGGCATTGGTTGCCGACACCTCCAACATGCCTGTGGCTGCCAAAGAGGTCGCCATCTACACCG GTATTACATTGTCCGAGTATTTCCGTGATATGGGTTACAACGTATCGATGATGGCTGACTTTAGTTCTCGATGGGCCAAGGATCTGGAAGAAATTTCTGGTCGTCTGGTTAAAAAGCCTTCTAAAGCTGGTTATCCTGTCTACCTTTCATCTCGTATGGCTTCCTTCTATGAACGTGCTGGTCGTGTTAAGTGTATAGGAAATCCACAGAGAGAGGGCAGCGTCAGCATTGTGGGAGC TCTATCGCCCCCCGGTGGTGACTTCTCAGATCCTATAACCTCTGTAATCCTGGGTATTGTACAGGTGTTCTGGggtctggagaagaagttgtcTCAGAGAAAGCACTTTCCAGCCATTAACTGGCTCATTTCCTACAGCAAGTACACACGAGCTTTGGAGGAATTCTACGACAAAAGCTTCCCAGAGTTCACTCCCCTCAGAACAAAG TGCAAAGAAATTCTACAGGAAGAGGAAGATCTGTCTGAAATTGTACAGCAGGTTGGCAAG GAATCACTGGCTGAGACAGACAAGATCACACTGGAAGTGGCCAAGGTCATCAAGGACGATTTCCTGCAACAGAATGGGTACACACCTTATGACAG GTTCTGCCCCTTCTATAAGACAGTGGGAATGTTGAAGAACATCATTGCCTTTTATGGTATGGCTAAACACGCTGTAGAAAGTACAGCACAGAGCGAGAACAAAATCACATGGGCCATCATCAGGGACCAAATGAACGACATCATCTACAGACTCAGCAGCATGAAATTCAAG GATCCAGTCAAAGATGGCGAGAAGAAGATTAAGCAAGATTATGATGATTTACATGAAGAAATGCAGACAGCATTCAGAAATCTTGAAAACTGA
- the LOC125679405 gene encoding V-type proton ATPase catalytic subunit A-like isoform X3 has protein sequence MAGGLERTRRLPKIQDADKESMFGYVHAVSGPLVTAQQMAGAAMYELVRVGHSELVGEIIRVEGDIATIQVYEDTSGVTVGDPVLRTGKPLSVELGPGIMGSIFDGIQRPLEEINKLTQSIYIPKGINTPALDRQKKWEFEPYGSIRVGSHVTGGDMYGMVYENILVKHKIMLPPKARGTVTWVADPGEYDVNDIVLETEFDGEKSKYTMLQVWPVRQLRPVTEKLAGNHPLLTGQRVLDALFPCVQGGTTAIPGAFGCGKTVILQSLCKYSNSDVIVGVSRERENEISSVLRAFQELTMEVDGKPESFMKRTALVADTSNMPVAAKEVAIYTGITLSEYFRDMGYNVSMMADFSSRWAKDLEEISGRLVKKPSKAGYPVYLSSRMASFYERAGRVKCIGNPQREGSVSIVGAFCPFYKTVGMLKNIIAFYGMAKHAVESTAQSENKITWAIIRDQMNDIIYRLSSMKFKDPVKDGEKKIKQDYDDLHEEMQTAFRNLEN, from the exons TGGTCACTGCACAGCAGATGGCTGGGGCTGCTATGTACGAGTTAGTGCGTGTAGGTCACTCAGAATTGGTGGGCGAAATTATCCGAGTGGAGGGTGACATTGCTACCATCCAAGTATACGaggatacat CTGGTGTGACTGTTGGTGACCCAGTATTGAGGACGGGTAAACCTTTATCTGTAGAACTGGGGCCTGGTATAATGGGCTCCATCTTTGATG GTATTCAGCGTCCTCTAGAAGAAATTAACAAACTGACACAGAGTATCTACATTCCAAAAGGTATCAACACACCAGCTCTGGACAGGCAGAAGAAATGGGAGTTTGAACCATATGGAAGCATCAGA GTTGGCAGTCACGTGACAGGAGGTGATATGTATGGTATGGTGTATGAGAACATTCTGGTCAAACACAAAATCATGCTTCCCCCTAAAGCTAGAGGCACAGTGACCTGGGTTGCTGACCCTGGCGAGTACGATGTCAAT GACATTGTGTTGGAGACTGAGTTTGATGGGGAGAAGTCCAAGTACACTATGTTACAAGTCTGGCCAGTCAGACAGCTGAGACCAGTGACTGAGAAACTCGCCGGAAACCACCCACTGCTCACCGGACAGAGAGTGCTCGATGCACTGTTCCC CTGTGTACAGGGTGGAACCACTGCGATCCCTGGGGCTTTCGGCTGTGGTAAGACTGTGATATTACAGTCCTTGTGCAAGTACTCCAACAGTGACGTCATTGTCGGCGTTAGTCGTGAACgtgaaaatgaaatatcttcAGTATTGAGAGCTTTCCAAGAG TTGACGATGGAAGTTGATGGTAAACCCGAGAGTTTCATGAAGAGAACGGCATTGGTTGCCGACACCTCCAACATGCCTGTGGCTGCCAAAGAGGTCGCCATCTACACCG GTATTACATTGTCCGAGTATTTCCGTGATATGGGTTACAACGTATCGATGATGGCTGACTTTAGTTCTCGATGGGCCAAGGATCTGGAAGAAATTTCTGGTCGTCTGGTTAAAAAGCCTTCTAAAGCTGGTTATCCTGTCTACCTTTCATCTCGTATGGCTTCCTTCTATGAACGTGCTGGTCGTGTTAAGTGTATAGGAAATCCACAGAGAGAGGGCAGCGTCAGCATTGTGGGAGC GTTCTGCCCCTTCTATAAGACAGTGGGAATGTTGAAGAACATCATTGCCTTTTATGGTATGGCTAAACACGCTGTAGAAAGTACAGCACAGAGCGAGAACAAAATCACATGGGCCATCATCAGGGACCAAATGAACGACATCATCTACAGACTCAGCAGCATGAAATTCAAG GATCCAGTCAAAGATGGCGAGAAGAAGATTAAGCAAGATTATGATGATTTACATGAAGAAATGCAGACAGCATTCAGAAATCTTGAAAACTGA